From the Candidatus Methylomirabilota bacterium genome, one window contains:
- a CDS encoding complex I subunit 1 family protein — MSGPALDLLLQAMPVAFIMFVVLNFGGLLTWVERKQSAIMQDRIGANRASIFGIRILGLLHPLADAVKMLTKEDFMPAHADRMLFKLAPFVSVFFALGAFASIPFGDTLRIFGREIQLQAVTLNVGILYVLAMLSLGVYGLMMAGWASANNYALLGGQRAAALMISAEVAIGASIMGVVMVYGSLNMQDIARAQGLPLLPQYFGPWIPAWGILTQPLAFLLFLTAGIAATKRIPFDMPEGESEIIGYFIEYSGMKFGMFAMADFLETVVIAGMTTALFLGGWQVPYLQASGFVFPWGLEVSLPHLLVTALQVGAFLTKVVAMIWFLMLIRWTLPRFRYDQAMRLGWLGLFPLSILNIVVTGFVILLLGRA; from the coding sequence ATGAGCGGGCCCGCTCTCGATCTCCTGCTCCAGGCCATGCCCGTCGCCTTCATCATGTTCGTGGTGCTCAACTTCGGTGGGCTGCTCACCTGGGTCGAGCGGAAGCAGTCGGCCATCATGCAAGACCGGATCGGGGCCAATCGCGCCAGCATCTTCGGGATCCGCATCCTGGGGCTCCTGCACCCGCTTGCCGACGCGGTGAAGATGCTGACGAAGGAAGACTTCATGCCCGCCCACGCCGACCGGATGCTCTTCAAGCTGGCGCCCTTCGTGTCGGTGTTCTTCGCCCTCGGCGCCTTCGCCTCCATCCCCTTCGGCGACACCCTCAGGATCTTCGGGCGCGAGATCCAGCTCCAGGCCGTCACCCTCAACGTGGGCATCCTCTACGTCCTCGCCATGCTCTCGCTCGGTGTCTACGGGCTCATGATGGCGGGCTGGGCCTCCGCCAACAACTACGCGCTCCTGGGCGGCCAGCGCGCGGCCGCCCTCATGATCTCGGCCGAGGTCGCCATCGGGGCCTCCATCATGGGCGTGGTCATGGTCTACGGCTCGCTCAACATGCAGGACATCGCCCGCGCCCAGGGGCTGCCGCTTCTCCCGCAGTACTTCGGGCCGTGGATCCCCGCCTGGGGCATCCTGACCCAGCCCCTCGCTTTCCTCCTCTTCCTGACCGCGGGCATCGCGGCCACCAAGCGCATTCCCTTCGACATGCCCGAGGGCGAGTCGGAGATCATCGGCTACTTCATCGAGTACAGCGGCATGAAGTTCGGGATGTTCGCCATGGCCGACTTCCTCGAGACCGTGGTGATCGCGGGCATGACCACGGCCCTCTTCCTGGGCGGCTGGCAGGTGCCATATCTGCAGGCCTCGGGCTTCGTCTTCCCGTGGGGGCTGGAGGTGTCCCTGCCGCATCTGCTGGTGACGGCGCTCCAGGTCGGAGCCTTCCTGACCAAGGTCGTCGCCATGATCTGGTTCCTCATGCTGATTCGCTGGACGCTGCCCCGCTTCCGCTATGACCAGGCCATGCGTCTGGGCTGGCTGGGCCTCTTCCCCCTGTCCATCCTGAACATCGTGGTGACGGGGTTCGTGATTCTCCTTCTCGGAAGGGCCTGA
- the nuoK gene encoding NADH-quinone oxidoreductase subunit NuoK translates to MVPTSWYVGLSAVLFVIGVLGVLVRRNPLVIFMSIEIMLNAANLAFVAFGQQHGSVDGQALVFFVLCVAAAEVAVGLAIIVAIFRLRRRLSVDELSLMRG, encoded by the coding sequence ATGGTGCCGACCTCCTGGTACGTGGGACTCTCGGCGGTGCTGTTCGTCATCGGGGTGTTGGGGGTTCTGGTGCGGCGCAACCCGCTCGTCATCTTCATGTCCATCGAGATCATGCTCAACGCGGCCAATCTGGCCTTCGTGGCTTTCGGCCAGCAGCATGGTTCTGTCGACGGGCAGGCCCTGGTCTTCTTCGTCCTGTGCGTCGCGGCCGCGGAAGTCGCCGTGGGGCTCGCGATCATCGTGGCCATTTTCCGGCTCCGCCGCCGCCTTTCGGTGGACGAGCTGTCGCTGATGCGGGGGTAA
- a CDS encoding NADH-quinone oxidoreductase subunit J has product MTPAVVTFWILAVLAVGSAVGLVIRRNPIHGALFLVVHLATLGAFFLQMRAEFLAAAQVIVYAGAIAVLFVFAIMVLIPGKEETGPDPLRAQRWLAVPVGGLLLVVLLVMLRSGLFRGAPAPGTVPGGVAAIGRELFTDYLYPFEVTSVLLLAALVGVIALTKRRTA; this is encoded by the coding sequence ATGACTCCGGCCGTCGTCACCTTCTGGATCCTCGCCGTCCTGGCCGTGGGCTCGGCCGTCGGTCTCGTCATCAGGCGGAACCCCATCCATGGCGCCCTCTTCCTCGTCGTGCACCTGGCCACCCTGGGCGCGTTCTTCCTCCAGATGCGCGCGGAGTTCCTCGCGGCCGCGCAGGTCATCGTCTATGCCGGCGCCATCGCCGTTCTTTTCGTCTTCGCCATCATGGTGCTCATCCCCGGCAAGGAGGAGACGGGCCCGGATCCGCTCCGCGCCCAGCGCTGGCTGGCCGTGCCCGTGGGCGGGCTGCTCCTGGTCGTCCTCTTGGTCATGCTGCGCTCGGGCCTCTTCCGCGGGGCCCCCGCCCCCGGCACGGTGCCGGGCGGGGTCGCCGCGATAGGCCGTGAGCTCTTCACCGACTACCTGTATCCTTTCGAAGTCACTTCGGTCCTGCTCCTGGCCGCCCTGGTTGGTGTCATCGCCCTGACCAAGCGGAGGACGGCGTGA
- the pdhA gene encoding pyruvate dehydrogenase (acetyl-transferring) E1 component subunit alpha — protein MAQMKTMAPSARLDSELAKRLLAQMQLIRRFEEKAAEMYAMGKIGGFLHLYIGQEAVAVGATAACRPDDYAVASYREHGHCLAKGSDPKRIMAELFGRLDGLSKGKGGSMHLFDKSVNFLGGHGIVGAHLPLAAGAGFAIKYQGGDQVVVCYFGDGAVPEGEFHESLNLAALWKLPVIYLCENNRYAMGTAIHRALAQTEIWRFAETYGIKGEAVDGMDVLAIRDCVGRAVERARRDKVPALIEARTYRFRGHSMRDPAGAIYRTKEEVEREKQRDPIVLFSERCLKDGALTEADLKLIEKAVADQVDEAVAFAEASPEPPPEELFTDVYKD, from the coding sequence ATGGCTCAGATGAAAACGATGGCGCCCAGTGCCCGGCTCGACAGCGAGCTGGCCAAGCGCCTGCTCGCCCAGATGCAGCTCATTCGCCGCTTCGAGGAGAAGGCGGCGGAGATGTATGCCATGGGCAAGATCGGCGGCTTTCTCCATCTCTACATCGGCCAGGAGGCGGTGGCCGTGGGCGCCACCGCGGCCTGCCGTCCGGACGACTATGCCGTGGCATCCTACCGGGAGCACGGCCATTGCCTCGCCAAGGGCTCAGACCCCAAGCGCATCATGGCCGAGCTCTTCGGACGCTTGGACGGCCTCAGCAAGGGCAAGGGCGGCTCCATGCACCTCTTCGACAAGAGCGTCAACTTCCTGGGCGGGCACGGCATCGTGGGCGCTCACCTGCCCCTGGCCGCGGGGGCGGGCTTCGCCATCAAGTACCAGGGGGGCGACCAGGTCGTGGTCTGCTATTTCGGCGATGGTGCCGTGCCCGAGGGTGAGTTCCACGAGTCGCTCAACCTTGCCGCGCTGTGGAAGCTGCCCGTCATCTATCTCTGCGAGAACAATCGTTACGCCATGGGCACGGCCATTCACCGTGCCCTGGCCCAGACGGAGATCTGGCGCTTCGCCGAGACGTACGGCATCAAGGGCGAGGCCGTGGACGGCATGGATGTCCTGGCCATCCGCGACTGCGTGGGGCGCGCCGTCGAGCGCGCGCGACGGGACAAGGTGCCCGCGCTCATCGAGGCGCGCACCTACCGCTTCCGCGGTCACTCGATGCGCGATCCCGCGGGCGCCATCTATCGCACCAAGGAAGAGGTGGAGCGGGAGAAGCAGCGCGACCCGATCGTCCTCTTCTCCGAGCGCTGCCTCAAGGACGGCGCCCTCACCGAGGCCGACCTCAAGCTCATCGAGAAGGCGGTGGCCGATCAGGTGGACGAGGCGGTGGCCTTCGCGGAGGCCTCGCCCGAGCCGCCGCCGGAAGAGCTGTTCACCGACGTGTACAAGGACTAG
- a CDS encoding NADH-quinone oxidoreductase subunit I, whose product MAASYKSANTPADPKHSSRLGLRQHFYLAEVLGGLKLTGIRFFANMWRHTLHTVFRVKSARGAVTIQYPDERRPYATRLRSLHRLVRREDGSPRCVACMMCETVCPAHCIYIVATEHPNPEIEKVPERFDIDLGKCVFCGYCVEACPEDAIRMDTGILEFSSYSRGGMIYTKETLLALEPAGPHGVPTSPVPIPADRKGP is encoded by the coding sequence ATGGCCGCTTCGTACAAGAGCGCGAATACGCCGGCGGATCCAAAGCACTCGAGCCGGCTGGGCCTTCGCCAGCACTTCTACCTGGCCGAGGTGCTCGGCGGGCTCAAGCTGACGGGGATCCGCTTCTTTGCCAATATGTGGCGGCACACCCTGCACACCGTCTTTCGCGTCAAGAGCGCGAGGGGGGCGGTGACCATCCAGTATCCCGACGAGCGGCGCCCCTATGCCACGCGGCTTCGCAGCCTGCACCGGCTCGTGCGACGGGAGGACGGCTCGCCCCGCTGCGTCGCCTGCATGATGTGCGAGACCGTCTGTCCCGCCCACTGCATCTACATCGTGGCCACCGAGCACCCGAATCCCGAGATCGAGAAGGTGCCGGAGCGCTTCGACATCGACCTCGGCAAGTGCGTGTTCTGCGGCTACTGTGTCGAGGCCTGTCCCGAAGACGCCATCCGGATGGACACGGGCATCCTGGAATTCTCCTCCTACAGCCGCGGCGGCATGATCTACACGAAGGAGACGCTCCTCGCCCTCGAGCCCGCGGGGCCCCACGGGGTACCCACCTCGCCCGTGCCCATTCCGGCCGACCGGAAGGGTCCATGA